The genomic DNA CAGAGCACAGCTGCCCCACCCCTTATGCCAAGACCCCCTTCCAGGCTGCTGAGACTCAGTGAAGATTTGGCCAACTTAGGAAAGATAGTTTATTCTTCTGATTCATCTGCAGGTGTCACCTCTGCCTTCCAAGATtatgtgggttttgttttgtttcgttttgtctGGGCTTCTCTTTGGGGGCACGTGTGCTCTTTggatgaaggcaatggcaccccactccagtactcttgcctggaaactcccatggacagaggagcctggtaggctgcagtctatggggtcgctgagagttggacacgactcagtgacttcacttttcactttcatgcattggagaaggaaatggcaacccactccagtgttcttgcctggagaatcccagggacgggagagcctggtgggctgccgtctacggggctgcacagagtcggacacgactgaagggacttagcagcagcagtgctcttTGGAGCGTCCTTTCTTGGAGGTTTTCAGAGGTGCGGTGCAGAGAAGGAGCAATTCAAACAGGTTTCAGGTTGGAGCCTCAGAGGCCAAGCCCACACCAGAGCCCTCACTCAGCACCTTTCTTCAAATACTGGCTCTAACCGAATTTGAGATAGCTGACTGGATCAGGTTTCAGGAAAACTGTCCCACGGCAGAACTGAGGAGGTGTCATAGGCTAACCATGCTTTCTCACTGAGAGTTCTTAATTTTACACACAACATCTCATTAGGTTGGAGTTCGGAAATGGTTGATATTGACTGTCACTGATCCCCAAACCAGCAGTTTTATGGTTCAACCCAGTGAATTAATATTTAAGGCCCTTGGCTAAACTGGGTCCTTCTTTACAAGCCTCAAAAATCAGGGGAGGAACAGTCTTTTAATCCTAAATAGTATTCACTGAAGTCTCTCTCCAGCACCGAAAAGCCAAAATCCCCTTCCCACCAAATCTGAAGCCTACAGCCtgtgggggtgctgggggcagatGTTATCATGAAATCACCTATGGAAAATGCAAACTCAAACATCCTCTCTTTCCCCGTAAACAGGAACACGAAGAGCTGGTGACATGACATGGAAACACCTAATGTTCCGACAAAGGAAGTCGCAGAGGAAGGCCCCCGGTGGATGAGTGAGGAAGAGGGGTCTAGTGTGTGCACTGACTTGTCCTAACGCCCACCTGGAGAGTGAATTACGcacccccgcccgcccccagGTGAACACCGCCGCCGAGCCAGGCCCGCACTTAGCCCTAATGGTGAAAGGGGGTCACACACGAGGAGAAAGCTCCCCGGGCggctgcctgtaatgcaggactgAAAGTCAGGGTTGGGAAGCGTGGACCGCGGCCCGGCGCCGAGCGCGGACGCGATGGGATGCGGACGGATGGACGGTGACTCCGGGGGAGAGGCTGGGCCAGGTGCTTAGTACCCGACAGCTCGGCCCGCAGAGCGGGACCCGCGCCTAGAGCGGCGGCCGCGGCTGCCCGGCCGTTCCGTCCGCCCGCGCGGAGCTCCGACCACACAGAGCCGGGCAGACGGCCGCCTGCCCGCGGGGACCGCGCTGGGGTCACAAGTTCAGCCGGGAGCGGGAGCGCGCTCCCGCCGACACACCCCTTTTTCGGGAGAGCGGGCGGGCGGGTGCGAGCCGAGCGGCGCGAGAGCGAAAGCCGCTCTAGACAAAAGTGAGGTCTGATCGCGCACCAGGAGCCCGGAGGAGCCATCGACCTTGGGCGGCCCGAGTCCGGGCGGAGTGATGCGGGGCTGCTGAGCGAGGACAGCTGCCCCAGCGAGCGCGCATGGAGAGCCCAGTGGTCCCCTGCGTCCTCTACCCGGGCGACGGGGCGTGCGGCCAGGCCGGGGGCCGGGGCGGCGCTCCCGAGGCTCCGGGAGAGGGCAGCCTGCAGCCGCCGGACGCGGCCGAGGGGGAGGGCGCGGCGTCGCCGGCGCAGACACCCTGCAGCCTCAGCGCGTCCCTGTGCTTCAGCTCCGGGGACGACTCCCCGCCGCAGTCTCGCGCCTCCTCCGCGGCGGAGGACGCAGCGGCCTCACCGCCCTCGTGTGGCAGCGGCCGGCGGGTGGTGGAGAGGCAGTGGGGCGTCGGCAGCGCGGGCGCCGCGTCCCCGGAGGAGCCAGTGTCCCCAGAAGACTCCGCGTCGCCCGAGGAGCCCGCGTTCCCCGGGGAGCGCCCGCCGACCGAGGAGCCCGCGTCCCCGGAGGAGCCCGCGGACCCCGCGCCCGTGCCGCCCGGCGTCGGCCCGGAGCACGGCGAGCCCGACTTGCTCATTGAGGTCTCGGGCCGCCGGCTGCGGGCGCACAAGGCGGTGCTGGCGGCGCGCAGCGACTACTTCCGCGCGCGCGCGTCCCGGGACGTGCTGCGGGTGCAGGGCGTGGGCTGGGCGGcgctgcggctgctgctggccTACGCGTACAGCGGGCGCATGGCGGGAGTGCGCCCCGACAACGTGGCCGACGTGGTGGCCGGCGCGCGCCGCCTGCAGCTGCCCTGCGCCGCGCAGCGCGCCACCGACGCCGTGGCGCCGCAGCTGAGCCTGGCCAACTGCTTCGAGGTGCTGAGCGCGGCCAAGCGGCAGCGGCTGGCCGAGCTGCGCGAGGCCGCCTACCGCTTCATGAGCGACCATTACCTGGAGGTGCTGCGCGAGCCCGCCGTCTTCGGGCGCCTGTCGGGGGCCGAGCGCGACCTGCTGCTGCGCCGCCGCCTACGCGCCGGCCGCACCCGCCTGCTGGCTGCCGCTCTCGGGCCGGCCGGGGACCGCGCGGGCAGCCGGCCGCAGAGCCCGTCAGGGGATGCGGAGGGCCGCGGCGAGGCCGCCGTCTACTGCTTCCACGAGGCGGCCGGCGAGTGGCGCGAGCTGACGCGGCTGCCGGAGGGCGCGCCGGCGCGGGGCTGCGGCCTCTGCGTGCTGCACAACTACCTCTTCGTGGCCGGAGGCGTGGGGCCCGCGGGCCCCGACGGCCGCGCCAGGCCCTCCGACCGGGTCTTCTGCTACAACCCGGCCACTGATCGCTGGAGCACCGTGCGGCCGCTGCGCCAGGCGCGCTCGCAGCTGCAACTGCTGGCGCTGGACGGCCACCTGTACGCCGTGGGCGGCGAGTGCCTGCTCAGCGTGGAGCGCTACGACCCGCGCGCCGACCGCTGGGCCGCCGTGGCCCCGCTGCCCCGGGGCGCCTTCGCCGTGGCCCACGAGGCCACCACGTGCAATGGCGAGATCTACGTGTCCGGGGGCTCACTTTTCTACCGCCTGCTCAAGTACGACCCGCGGCGCGACGAGTGGCAGGAGTGCCCGTGCAGCAGCAGCCGCGAGCGCTCGGCCGACATGGTGGCCCTGGACGGCTTCATCTACCGCTTCGACCTGTGTGGGGCCCGCGGCGACGCGCCGGCGGCCGTGCCGGCCGGGGGCGTCAGTGTGCTCCGCTACCACTGCCTGGCCAAGCAGTGGAGCCGCTGCGCCTCGCACCTGCGGCCCCCGGGCGCGCCCTCGGGCCTGCAGCCCTTCCGCTGCGCCGCGCTGGAGGGCACCATCTACTGCGTGAGCCGCGCGGGCACCTGGCGCTTCGTGCCGCCGGGTGAGGGCGAGCCCGGCGCCGGCGACGCGGGCCCCGAAGGCAGCTTTGAGCTCCAGTCGCTGCAAACCCCGGCAGACGCCCGGGGCCTGCTCTTCCCCTTCGTGCTCAACTTGCCGGAGGAGAGGCCGGACCGAGGGGAGGAGGGCGCTGTATAGGATGGGCCAGGTGGTCACCCGGCGTGTCCCTCCACAGCCCGAGACAGGGAATGCGCCGTGGGCCGAGGTCCCAACTGGGAACCCGACAGGGCGCAAGGGGAGCGGAGGCCGGGGGAGAGGGTCGGGGGTGGGCTGTGCCCACGGGGATAACTTAGGAGGTAGTGCTTGTCACTACCGGGCCTGGCAAACCGTGTGCAACGCTGCCTTAAGGCCCCCTTTCTACTCTGCATTCcttctgctttgttttgctttgcttaatGGGGGGTCGATGGCTTAAGATGCAGGATATGAGCAAATAACTTTGCAAATAAGATACAGCATatctgagaaagaaggaaacagaatcaGAGACTGCTTCCGGGTGCAGTGGGTGGGCCCTGTGTACCCGGGACGCTGTGGCTCAGCCGGGAGGCAGGCTTGAGTGCTGCGGGGTGCCAGCCCCCTTGTTACTGCGCGCTGAGAAGGCCCTGGGAAACGCAGGGGGCTCCCAGACTGGAGTCCTAAATGAGGCCAGTGTGAACCATATTCCTGGAAACCCTTGAAAGAAGGTCATACTTTTTTTTAGCTTGGAGTTTAAAATTATAACTGATAAATCAAGCTCTGAAAGCTTTTCTAATTTAGTTTAAAAGTTCCTGCCCTATGTGTCAACTCCGAATGTAAGAAGTATTACAGATGAAATCTTTGATTCCCAATAAGGTCTCCTGTCCAGTGAGCACGGGAGATATTTCCTGGGGCCCCCGGACGGGGTCAAAGGTCCACACACCTGAGAGCAGGTCCCTCTCATCACCTAACTGAGGTGGGTTTAATACTTTCAATTTCAAGGATGTTCATCATTATGTTCAAAGGTGTAGCAATGATTGACTGTTGCTCGGGTTTTAGATCTTTTGTGAGTGTTTGCCAGAGAGCGTATCGTCCATAGGCGAGGCTGACAGTGGCCGTGGTGCTCACCTGCTTTGAAAGCAGGGCCAGGTGTGCCCAGCTGCTGTGATGTTTTATAGTGGGCTTGAAGAGAGTGGTATTCCCCCTGAAAGAGGACTAAAATCCTTTCTGTTTTAAGAGTTCTAAAGAAAAACATACAGGTATAGTTTGAACCCACTAACTGTGAtgtttaaagctgaaactccagtactttgggcacctcatgtgaagagttgactcattggaaaagactctgatgctgggagggattgggggcaggaggagaaggggacgaccgaggatgagacggctggatggcatcactgactcgatggacgtgagtctgagtgaactctgggggttgctgacggacagggaggcctggcgtgctgcgattcatggggtcacagagtcggatgcgactgagtgactgaactgaacggaaataTTCGTTCTGTAACTGAGGGAAATTTATTTTCACAACCATTATTCTAAGAAAGTGTGGCAGAGTGATAGCATGTTGACACGAGGGGAGCATGTGTATATAAGGTGGTttggggctttcccggtggctctgcggtaaaggatctgcctgtcaaTATGGGAGACTCGAgcgaggaagatcccctggagaaggaaatggcgacccactctagtgttcttgcctgggaaatgccatggacagaggagcctgctgggctgcaatctatggggttgcaaaagagtgggacatgaattagcacctaaacaacaacaacataatgtAGTTTAGCAAATGAACTACTTTTGTCTAATTGTGAACTCCAAAGTACCATTAATAAAACTAACATGAAATTTCACTACTGTAATAGGGCACAAGGATTAAAAGGCAGGGTGtactatttattaaacatttgagGATAAAATATATGTTCGTAAAGAGAGGCCAACTGACTTGGATTCTGAATCCAGTCCACTTTTTTTAATGACAGGAAAAGTGCCCACTGAAGGTTCCTGGCACAGAGGTCAATGGAGTCATGTGTAGCTTATTGTGATTTCCTCATGAATCAGTGATGGGAGGGAGCCTCCCTGTGCGACCTGTGGGTGTGCGGGGAATAGGTTGTGCTTCCTAAAGAGGCAGTGGTTGTTAAAGTGGTCAGTTAAGCATGCTTAGAAATTCAGCATGATTCATGCCTGTCCTGAGGCCAGGGCTCTGCCGTCTCAGCCTGTGTGTTCTCGGAACTTGTGCGCCTGCCCATGACCGCTCCTGACACGACAGGATGTCTTGGCAACTCGGGTCAGCATCTTAGGAAAAACCAGGCTCCAGACTGCCTGACTTTGTAGGAGCAGACTGGAGAcatggcaggagaagaagtgagGTCCAAAAGAAACACACTGTTCTCGTAAAGACACGAGCGTCTCACGTGCCAGTTCATTTTTCTCCAGACTTTCATTATTTatgcttaatttttatttgaaatggaACCGAGGTGATATTTTCATTCCTTCAATATCAAACTCATGAGATATGATCACTGTGATTTTACTTGAGAAATCATTCCTAGGATGCTTACCATTGAAAAACACAAACCCTAAAGTGGGCTTCCAAAGTCAACTCTGCCTGTTGGAGATGGGAGACATACTAGCTGTCAGACAGTGGACAGCCAGACGATGACACACCCTGCTGGAGTGTTTGGATATTATTTCATCCTTGAATTGAATGAAGGGACGCCTGGCTGAGACGCAGCACCGCTTCCTGTGGGAGCTGGCCCCGAGCCCCGGGGAGTTGTCAGGACGAGATCCCGGAGGATATCTAAGGAGGGTGGTGGGCTTTGAACCTTGTAGACCATGTTTCTCATGGCAGCATCACCGAGAACAGGTGCCAGAGGACCTGTGTGCTGCGAAGACCAGTTTATTTTGTTTAGGGGCCAGTACCTGGGGTGTGGGGCCAGTCAGGCAGTGCGCCAAGTGTGCGAATGGAAGAGCCCACCGCCCAGGACCCTTCTGCGCAGGACGGCTGGGCGAGGGGCAGCCCTCCAGGGCCAGCGCTCCAGGGCTTGTCCCATTGCTGAGCCTGTGTCCAGCTCTGTAGAGAACCAGTTGGTGCA from Budorcas taxicolor isolate Tak-1 chromosome 24, Takin1.1, whole genome shotgun sequence includes the following:
- the KBTBD11 gene encoding kelch repeat and BTB domain-containing protein 11; translation: MESPVVPCVLYPGDGACGQAGGRGGAPEAPGEGSLQPPDAAEGEGAASPAQTPCSLSASLCFSSGDDSPPQSRASSAAEDAAASPPSCGSGRRVVERQWGVGSAGAASPEEPVSPEDSASPEEPAFPGERPPTEEPASPEEPADPAPVPPGVGPEHGEPDLLIEVSGRRLRAHKAVLAARSDYFRARASRDVLRVQGVGWAALRLLLAYAYSGRMAGVRPDNVADVVAGARRLQLPCAAQRATDAVAPQLSLANCFEVLSAAKRQRLAELREAAYRFMSDHYLEVLREPAVFGRLSGAERDLLLRRRLRAGRTRLLAAALGPAGDRAGSRPQSPSGDAEGRGEAAVYCFHEAAGEWRELTRLPEGAPARGCGLCVLHNYLFVAGGVGPAGPDGRARPSDRVFCYNPATDRWSTVRPLRQARSQLQLLALDGHLYAVGGECLLSVERYDPRADRWAAVAPLPRGAFAVAHEATTCNGEIYVSGGSLFYRLLKYDPRRDEWQECPCSSSRERSADMVALDGFIYRFDLCGARGDAPAAVPAGGVSVLRYHCLAKQWSRCASHLRPPGAPSGLQPFRCAALEGTIYCVSRAGTWRFVPPGEGEPGAGDAGPEGSFELQSLQTPADARGLLFPFVLNLPEERPDRGEEGAV